The region GAAGAAGTATTATAATACCTACGAGGATCCTAATACATACGATGCAGATGGTAATATTACAGGTACTCGTGATACTTACGAGCTTCTTCGTGATGCCAATGGCAACTATTATACCATCCCAGGTATGGGAGGTACCTATCAGGAGATGAACAACCCTCTTGCCATGATGGCGCGCCCAGCAGCTAAGAACTGGTCACATAAGTTTGTGCCTAAGTTCTCTATCGACCTCCAGCTCTGGGATAACTTGAAGTATCATTTCACTTATAGTGCAGACCTCAGCTTCTGGGGTTCAGATAGCTACACCGCATCCAAGTATTACCTCTCTGGTAACGTCAAGGCTGAGCATACCCAGGCTTACAAGAGTTCTGACAAGGGTATCAACTGGCAGGTGGAGAATACTTTGACATACGATAAGACTATTGGCAAGCATAGTTTTGCTGTTGTCTTAGGTCAGAGTGCAATGAAGAATAAGAGTGATTATCTGAACGGCAGCCGTTGGAATCTTGTGAATGTAAACAAGCCTTCTATCGACTATGCTACTGGTAAATATAGCCAGACCATCGTGAAGGATGCTAAAGGTAACATCATCTCTGTAGGTGCTCCAACCATTGAACATGATGTATCAGGTGGCAATAATGTAGTGCATGCTATATCTTCTCTCTTCGGTCGATTGAGCTATAACTATGATGAGAAGTACATGCTTCAGGCTACAATCCGCCGAGATGGTTCAAGCCGTTTCGGACCATCTCATAAATATGGTACCTTCCCATCTGCCTCTATCGGATGGAATATTATGAACGAGAAATTCATGGAAAGTACTCGCGATTGGTTGAGCAACTTGAAGTTCCGTGCCAGCTGGGGTAAGAATGGTAATGATAACATCGGTGACTTCCGTTATACCGTATTGACCGCTATGGGCAACAACGTGCTCTTCGGAAAGAATGCAGTCAAGTTTAATGGTTCTAAGGCGAATGCCACAGCCAATGAAGACTTGAAGTGGGAGGAGAGTGAGCAGACTGATATCGGTTTCGACTTCGGTTTCTTCGGCAGTGCGCTGACATTCTCAGCTGACTATTATGTAAAGAAGACCAACGGTATGTTGATTACTATGCCTATCCCAAGCTACGTAGGTGAGACCAAGCCAATCGGTAACGTGGGTGACATGAAGAACTCAGGTCTTGAGTTTGAGCTCGGCTATAAGTGGCACATCTCTGATGCTCGCTTCAATGCCAAGGCTAATGTTACCTATCTGCACAATGAGTTGACCAACCTCGGTAATGATACAGGTTACATCGACCTCGATGGCTTCCTGGGTATCTCTGGTGGTGGCACTCGTGGATCTAACGGTCAGCCTTTCCCATACTTCTATGGTTATAAGACAGCTGGTGTGTTCCAGAATATGGCAGAGGTTAATGCTTATACCAATACAGATGGAAATTTGATTATGCCAGATGCCAAGCCAGGTGATGTACGCTTTGTTGATGTCAATGGTGATGGTAAAATCGATCCAGATGACCGCACCAACATCGGTAATGGTACACCTTCATGGACCTTCGGTTTCAACTTCAATGCTGAGTGGAAGGGTTTCGATCTCAACCTCTTCTTGCAGGGTGTAACAGGTAATAAGGTATTTGATGCTACCTATCGTACAGATGTGTTCTCTGGCAACTTCCCTACTTGGATGCTCGGCAGATGGACTGGTGAGGGTACCTCCAATAAGTATCCTATCCTGAAGAATGGCGATGCTACCAATTGGCAGGTTTCTGACCTCTATCTTTGCGATGGCTCTTACTTGAGATTGAAGAACATCTCTTTGGGTTACACCTTGCCAAAGCAGCTTACACAGAAGTTGTCTATCAGTCACTTGCGTTTCTACGTGATGGCAGAGAACCTGATTACCTGGACCAAGTATTGGGGCTTCGACCCTGAAATCTCATCAGGTGGAACTTCTCTCGGTGTAGACTATGGTGTATATCCACAGGCTCGCACCTACACCATCGGCGTAAACCTTTCATTCTAAAATAAGAACCTTTAAAATAAAGACTATTATGAAGACAATAAAATATATAGCTTTAGGAGTGTTGGCAACCAGTATGACACTGGCAAACACATCTTGCAGCGACAGCTTCCTAGAGGTGGAGAACCCATCAGGTGAAAACCTCGAAGAATATTATACCACAGATGCCCATATCAATGAGGCTCTGAATGCGGCTTACGATCCTATCCACTGGCCAGACTGGGGATTGGGACAGTATAATGCTCTCAATATCGATGCCGAGATAATGGGCGATAACTTCTGGGTAGGCGGTTCTAACAAAACCGATCAACAGCACTGGCACATGCTTGCCAACTATGAGGCAAATGCCAGCAATACCCTTAGCTCACTTTGGACAGTGGACTACTCAGGCATCAAGCGTTGTAATGACCTCTTGAAATATTTGGGCTGGGCAGAGGCTAATCTCACTGCTGCCAACAGGGCATCTTATGAGATGCAGGGTAGAGCCCTCCGTGTATATTTCTACAATAACTTGTGGCACTACTTCGGCAATATTCCTTTCTATCTGGAGAACTTGTCTGCTCCTTACACAGCCCCACAGCTCAAGGCTGATGAAGTATATGACAAATTGATAGTAGAGCTTGAGGCTGTAATTGACTCCAAGGTCCTGCCAATGCGTTGGGATGATGCCAACTGTGGAAGAATGTCGCAGGCCATGTGCTATATGATGTATGCCGAGATGGTGATGTATCAGAATGACAAGACTCGCTATCCTAAGGCTCTCCAGTATATGCAGGAGCTCATCGCCGACAAGAGTGACTATGATATAGTAGACGATTACGCCTCTATTTGGAAAGAGAGCGGCGAATGGTGCAAGGAGAGCATCTGGGAAGTAAACTATGAGGATGGTAACAACGAGCGTGGTTGGAATTCACCATTGGCTATTGGTGGTACAATATTGCCTACCTTGATTTCTCCAAACTCTTGGCCTGGTGGCGATGGTTGGAACCAAGGCGGTGACGGTTGGGGATTCCTACCTGTTCGTACCGAAACCTATGCTCTGTTTGCTGACAACGACAAGCGCCGTGATGCTACTGTATGGGACTGTCGTGGCGTGAAATATACCAAACGTTATGAGGATACTGGTCTTTGGCTGGCCAAGTATCGTCCGTTCACAGAGAACAATGCTGACGCAGGTTTCGATAATAACCTTAACTATAATAACAATCTCCGTGTATATCGCTTGGCTGAGGCTTACCTCAATGCTGCAGAGCTTTTGTTGGAGACAGGTGGCGATGCTAATCAGGCTAAGGATTATGTGAATAAGATTCGCAACCGTGCAGGAATCGCAGAGCTTGGAGCCGTAACTCTGGATGATGTTATCAATGAGCGCCGCTTGGAGTTTGTAGGTGAGGGTAAGCGTTACTTCGACCTCGTTCGCACAGGCAAGGCTGCTACCGTGTTGGTACCAGACAGCTACGGTTATCGCACCAACTCCTGGACAGAATCCAAGAAGTATATTCCTATCGCACAGGCTGAGCTTGACTCTGATCCTGCTTTGGTACAAAATAATTATTAACGTTAAGAATCCAACAATATGAAAAAGATATTTCGAAATATGGCTTATGCACTGCTCGGTGGACTGATGCTCGGTGCATGTTCAGCAGAAGAATTCTCTGGTGCCAATGGCGAATTGCCTGATATTGTCAATTATGCAGACAAGTTTAATGTTGCTGTTGATCAGGAAACGAATACCGCTAAGTTCTCTTTCGAGGGTGCCAGTGGCGTTACACCGGTTTGGGTAATAGATGGAGCTTATTCTTCAGAATTCAATCTCTCTAAGTACTATCGCAAGAAGGGAACATATAATGTGGAGTGCTTCGTGAAAAACCGTAATGGTATCAGCAAGGAATCTGTTCAGAAGCAGTTTTCTGTCGAAAAGACAAAGATGAATGGTTTCGCAGGTTTCGTAGAGGATAGTGAGTTTAATCTCTTCAAGAGAATTACCTTCCCTGAAAAACCTTCTGCTGGCTATTATGCTCCAGGATGGAGCCAAATTGCTGACCCGGTTTGTAGTTACAGCAAGGGATGCTATACATTGAAGCTCCCTGAGG is a window of Segatella copri DNA encoding:
- a CDS encoding SusC/RagA family TonB-linked outer membrane protein, producing the protein MKTKSLLLATALLMSTSALAQKNTFKGVVLDDLGEPVIGATVQVKGVKGAGAITDLDGNFVIDADANQTLVITYIGYKDAEIRPSANMKITLKQDDKALDEVVVVGYGVQKKSVVTAAIAKVSTEDLAGKSPVRVDNALKGLAAGVNVTSSSGQPGASPKVRIRGTGTISNSDPLYIVDGMPIEGGLDYLNPSDIESIEVLKDAASGAIYGARAANGVILVTTKKGKIGKAQINYNFSYGWQSAWKKRDVTSATDYAILQNERAVNGGQAPIFADPYKLTDSNGNPINGFGTDWQDLVFNDNAPVQNHEVSISGASDKINYYLSMGYYKQEGIVGGNYGQSNYERLSMRSNNIYNVLDASKDRNFLNKLDVTVNMAYTRVKSTGIDANSNGSVLGSALYLAPILAPTVTNSNVAKKYYNTYEDPNTYDADGNITGTRDTYELLRDANGNYYTIPGMGGTYQEMNNPLAMMARPAAKNWSHKFVPKFSIDLQLWDNLKYHFTYSADLSFWGSDSYTASKYYLSGNVKAEHTQAYKSSDKGINWQVENTLTYDKTIGKHSFAVVLGQSAMKNKSDYLNGSRWNLVNVNKPSIDYATGKYSQTIVKDAKGNIISVGAPTIEHDVSGGNNVVHAISSLFGRLSYNYDEKYMLQATIRRDGSSRFGPSHKYGTFPSASIGWNIMNEKFMESTRDWLSNLKFRASWGKNGNDNIGDFRYTVLTAMGNNVLFGKNAVKFNGSKANATANEDLKWEESEQTDIGFDFGFFGSALTFSADYYVKKTNGMLITMPIPSYVGETKPIGNVGDMKNSGLEFELGYKWHISDARFNAKANVTYLHNELTNLGNDTGYIDLDGFLGISGGGTRGSNGQPFPYFYGYKTAGVFQNMAEVNAYTNTDGNLIMPDAKPGDVRFVDVNGDGKIDPDDRTNIGNGTPSWTFGFNFNAEWKGFDLNLFLQGVTGNKVFDATYRTDVFSGNFPTWMLGRWTGEGTSNKYPILKNGDATNWQVSDLYLCDGSYLRLKNISLGYTLPKQLTQKLSISHLRFYVMAENLITWTKYWGFDPEISSGGTSLGVDYGVYPQARTYTIGVNLSF
- a CDS encoding RagB/SusD family nutrient uptake outer membrane protein — its product is MKTIKYIALGVLATSMTLANTSCSDSFLEVENPSGENLEEYYTTDAHINEALNAAYDPIHWPDWGLGQYNALNIDAEIMGDNFWVGGSNKTDQQHWHMLANYEANASNTLSSLWTVDYSGIKRCNDLLKYLGWAEANLTAANRASYEMQGRALRVYFYNNLWHYFGNIPFYLENLSAPYTAPQLKADEVYDKLIVELEAVIDSKVLPMRWDDANCGRMSQAMCYMMYAEMVMYQNDKTRYPKALQYMQELIADKSDYDIVDDYASIWKESGEWCKESIWEVNYEDGNNERGWNSPLAIGGTILPTLISPNSWPGGDGWNQGGDGWGFLPVRTETYALFADNDKRRDATVWDCRGVKYTKRYEDTGLWLAKYRPFTENNADAGFDNNLNYNNNLRVYRLAEAYLNAAELLLETGGDANQAKDYVNKIRNRAGIAELGAVTLDDVINERRLEFVGEGKRYFDLVRTGKAATVLVPDSYGYRTNSWTESKKYIPIAQAELDSDPALVQNNY